In one Brassica oleracea var. oleracea cultivar TO1000 chromosome C9, BOL, whole genome shotgun sequence genomic region, the following are encoded:
- the LOC106313307 gene encoding cleft lip and palate transmembrane protein 1 homolog isoform X1: MAPPAAGETAAAGGDAQPQQQRQAGGGFGQTITGIIRIAVFCYFASKFFSPKQKPVDPSKPPPHLMSNLFQKGEPLDMWFYLSENDKFSDFGNDGALVWHETNIPYAVWKPESTRTLSMKYYPSEALKNNGSLYAHVFFARSGFPIDPNDPEYQPLNCFGRTHPVATYLPKRKADKKKSLLGNPKDSAESNAQVETSQGVDGHDSEVKDEGPVEWISYWKPNVTINLVDDFTRYPQHGVPPNIAPYIQVEPTTVNYYPIVFFNEFWLLRDKLIAINETVSELPLNIEVSPISMTKWQLFEQIEQSFQVHRSYGSMLDGESDELKRVFLEGNPYLLGITMCVSMLHSVFDFLAFKNDIQFWNKNKSMEGLSAKSVVLNFICQFIIFLYLLDNDTSWMILASSGVGVCIEFWKIGKAMRIEVDRSGMIPRLRFHDRESYARNKTKEYDDMAIKFLSYVLLLLVAGFAIYSLAYERHKSWYSWILSSLTSCVYMFGFIMMCPQLFINYKLKSVAHLPWRQMTYKFLNTIIDDLFAFVIKMPMLHRLSVFRDDVIFLIYLYQRWVYPVDKTRVNEFGFGGEDDSADPKKITDQEDDKKTN, translated from the exons CTGCTACTTCGCTTCGAAGTTCTTCTCGCCGAAACAGAAACCTGTTGATCCTTCTAAGCCTCCGCCTCATCTCATGTCCAATCTCTTTCAGAAAGGCGAGCCCTTG GATATGTGGTTTTATCTATCGGAGAATGATAAATTCAGTGACTTTGGGAATGATGGTGCGCTTGTTTGGCACGAGACCAACATACCTTACGCTGTGTGGAAGCCAGAGAGCACTAGAACCTTGTCAATGAAGTATTATCCATCCGAG GCACTGAAGAATAATGGGAGTCTCTATGCTCATGTCTTCTTTGCTCGATCTGGTTTTCCTATTGATCCTAACGATCCTGAGTATCAGCCTCTTAATTGCTTTGGCAGGACACATC CTGTTGCGACTTACTTGCCAAAGCGAAAAGCAGATAAGAAGAAGAGTCTTTTGGGAAATCCTAAAGACTCTGCTGAATCCAATGCACAAGTTGAG ACTTCGCAGGGCGTTGATGGGCATGACTCCGAAGTGAAGGATGAGGGCCCTGTTGAATGGATATCTTACTGGAAACCTAATGTCACCATTAACCTAGTCGATGACTTTACTCG CTATCCACAGCACGGTGTACCACCAAACATTGCTCCTT ACATACAAGTAGAACCTACTACAGTAAACTACTACCCTATAGTTTTCTTCAACGAGTTTTGGCTGCTAAGGGACAAGCTGATTGCAATCAACGAGACAGTCTCAGAGCTGCCACTTAACATTGAAGTAAGCCCCATTAGCATGACAAAGTGGCAGCTATTTGAGCAGATTGAACAGTCTTTCCAGGTTCATCGTAGCTACGGCAGCATGCTTGATGGTGAATCTGACGAACTAAAG AGGGTGTTTCTGGAAGGCAATCCTTATCTGTTGGGCATCACAATGTGTGTTTCGATGCTGCATTCTGTATTTGACTTCCTTGCATTCAAAAACG ATATCCAGTTTTGGAACAAGAACAAATCTATGGAAGGACTGTCTGCAAAGTCTGTTGTACTGAACTTCATCTGTCAGTTCATCATCTTCCTCTACCTGCTTGACAACGACACTTCATGGATGATACTGGCTAGTTCTGGAGTTGGCGTCTGCATTGAGTTCTGGAAAATAGGAAAAGCCATGCGCATAGAG GTTGATAGAAGTGGAATGATTCCAAGATTGAGGTTCCACGATCGTGAATCCTATGCGAGAAACAAAACCAAGGAGTATGATGATATGGCCATTAAATTCTTATCCTATGTGCTGCTCCTCCTTGTCGCTGGATTCGCCATATATTCACTAGCCTACGAACGCCACAAGAGCTGGTACTCATGGATACTATCTTCACTAACGAGCTGCGTCTACATGTTTG GTTTTATAATGATGTGTCCTCAATTGTTCATCAACTATAAGCTAAAGTCAGTAGCGCATCTACCATGGAGGCAGATGACTTATAAGTTCCTCAACACCATCATCGACGATCTCTTTGCCTTTGTCATCAAAATGCCAATGCTGCACCGTCTCTCTGTCTTCCGAGATG ATGTAATTTTCTTGATATACTTGTACCAGAGATGGGTTTATCCTGTGGACAAAACACGTGTCAACGAGTTTGGTTTTGGAGGTGAGGATGATTCTGCGGATCCGAAGAAGATCACTGACCAAGAAGATGACAAGAAAACAAACTAA
- the LOC106313307 gene encoding cleft lip and palate transmembrane protein 1 homolog isoform X2, which produces MAPPAAGETAAAGGDAQPQQQRQAGGGFGQTITGIIRIAVFCYFASKFFSPKQKPVDPSKPPPHLMSNLFQKGEPLDMWFYLSENDKFSDFGNDGALVWHETNIPYAVWKPESTRTLSMKYYPSEALKNNGSLYAHVFFARSGFPIDPNDPEYQPLNCFGRTHPVATYLPKRKADKKKSLLGNPKDSAESNAQVEGVDGHDSEVKDEGPVEWISYWKPNVTINLVDDFTRYPQHGVPPNIAPYIQVEPTTVNYYPIVFFNEFWLLRDKLIAINETVSELPLNIEVSPISMTKWQLFEQIEQSFQVHRSYGSMLDGESDELKRVFLEGNPYLLGITMCVSMLHSVFDFLAFKNDIQFWNKNKSMEGLSAKSVVLNFICQFIIFLYLLDNDTSWMILASSGVGVCIEFWKIGKAMRIEVDRSGMIPRLRFHDRESYARNKTKEYDDMAIKFLSYVLLLLVAGFAIYSLAYERHKSWYSWILSSLTSCVYMFGFIMMCPQLFINYKLKSVAHLPWRQMTYKFLNTIIDDLFAFVIKMPMLHRLSVFRDDVIFLIYLYQRWVYPVDKTRVNEFGFGGEDDSADPKKITDQEDDKKTN; this is translated from the exons CTGCTACTTCGCTTCGAAGTTCTTCTCGCCGAAACAGAAACCTGTTGATCCTTCTAAGCCTCCGCCTCATCTCATGTCCAATCTCTTTCAGAAAGGCGAGCCCTTG GATATGTGGTTTTATCTATCGGAGAATGATAAATTCAGTGACTTTGGGAATGATGGTGCGCTTGTTTGGCACGAGACCAACATACCTTACGCTGTGTGGAAGCCAGAGAGCACTAGAACCTTGTCAATGAAGTATTATCCATCCGAG GCACTGAAGAATAATGGGAGTCTCTATGCTCATGTCTTCTTTGCTCGATCTGGTTTTCCTATTGATCCTAACGATCCTGAGTATCAGCCTCTTAATTGCTTTGGCAGGACACATC CTGTTGCGACTTACTTGCCAAAGCGAAAAGCAGATAAGAAGAAGAGTCTTTTGGGAAATCCTAAAGACTCTGCTGAATCCAATGCACAAGTTGAG GGCGTTGATGGGCATGACTCCGAAGTGAAGGATGAGGGCCCTGTTGAATGGATATCTTACTGGAAACCTAATGTCACCATTAACCTAGTCGATGACTTTACTCG CTATCCACAGCACGGTGTACCACCAAACATTGCTCCTT ACATACAAGTAGAACCTACTACAGTAAACTACTACCCTATAGTTTTCTTCAACGAGTTTTGGCTGCTAAGGGACAAGCTGATTGCAATCAACGAGACAGTCTCAGAGCTGCCACTTAACATTGAAGTAAGCCCCATTAGCATGACAAAGTGGCAGCTATTTGAGCAGATTGAACAGTCTTTCCAGGTTCATCGTAGCTACGGCAGCATGCTTGATGGTGAATCTGACGAACTAAAG AGGGTGTTTCTGGAAGGCAATCCTTATCTGTTGGGCATCACAATGTGTGTTTCGATGCTGCATTCTGTATTTGACTTCCTTGCATTCAAAAACG ATATCCAGTTTTGGAACAAGAACAAATCTATGGAAGGACTGTCTGCAAAGTCTGTTGTACTGAACTTCATCTGTCAGTTCATCATCTTCCTCTACCTGCTTGACAACGACACTTCATGGATGATACTGGCTAGTTCTGGAGTTGGCGTCTGCATTGAGTTCTGGAAAATAGGAAAAGCCATGCGCATAGAG GTTGATAGAAGTGGAATGATTCCAAGATTGAGGTTCCACGATCGTGAATCCTATGCGAGAAACAAAACCAAGGAGTATGATGATATGGCCATTAAATTCTTATCCTATGTGCTGCTCCTCCTTGTCGCTGGATTCGCCATATATTCACTAGCCTACGAACGCCACAAGAGCTGGTACTCATGGATACTATCTTCACTAACGAGCTGCGTCTACATGTTTG GTTTTATAATGATGTGTCCTCAATTGTTCATCAACTATAAGCTAAAGTCAGTAGCGCATCTACCATGGAGGCAGATGACTTATAAGTTCCTCAACACCATCATCGACGATCTCTTTGCCTTTGTCATCAAAATGCCAATGCTGCACCGTCTCTCTGTCTTCCGAGATG ATGTAATTTTCTTGATATACTTGTACCAGAGATGGGTTTATCCTGTGGACAAAACACGTGTCAACGAGTTTGGTTTTGGAGGTGAGGATGATTCTGCGGATCCGAAGAAGATCACTGACCAAGAAGATGACAAGAAAACAAACTAA